From Thermoflexus hugenholtzii JAD2:
GGCCCAGGGCCTGCACCAGATCTCGCACACACAGCTCCCGTCCCCACAGCAGCCTCAGGATCTGCTGTCGACGGGAGTCGGCCAGGGCCTGGGCGAAACGAACCGGATCGCCGCTCATCGACCCTCCCTTACCGGAGGTTCTCCCGGGCGATGGGCCGCAGATCCCGATAGCGCCAGCGGAGCTCCCACACCCGCAGGGCCGCCTCGATCTTGATCCGCCAGTCCATCTTAGAGCGCCCGACCCGCCGATCTTCAAAGAAGATGGGAATCTCGCACACCCGGTAGCCCAGGCGCTGGGCGATGTAGGCCATCTCCACCTGGAAGATATAGCCGGTGGATCGAACACGGTCCAGGGGCATGCGCGCCAGGGCATCCCGGCGCCAGCATTTGAAGCCCGCCGTCGCGTCCCGGACCTTGAGGCCCAGGACCGCGCGGGCGTAGAAGTTCCCCCAGCGGCTCAGCCAGTAGCGGCCGGGCCCCCAGCGCGGATCCACCCGTCCCCCCGGCACGTAACGGGAGCCCACCACGACGTGACAGTCGGGCATCCGTTCTAACATCTGAGGGATGGCCGCGGGCGGGTGAGAGAGGTCGGCGTCCATCTGCACGATGGCCTCGGCGTCGGTCTCGAGGGCGAGGCGGAAGCCTTCCCGATACGCCGGCCCCAGCCCGCGAGGCCCGTCCCGATGGCACACCAGGAGGCGGCCGGGATGTGCTCGGGCCAGCGCCTCGGCCACCTCCCCCGTCCCATCCGGCGACCGGTCGTCCACCACCAGGATGCGCAGGTCCGGCAGCCCCAGGTCCAGCAGGGCCCGGACCAGCTGGGGGAGGTTCTCCGCTTCGTTATACGTGGGGACCACGACGATGGTTCTCATGAGCTCTCCTTCCAGCGGGTGTAGAGATCGTTCTCGATCCCCAGGCGCAGGAGCACCCGCCCCACGGTCTGATCGATCAGGTCCTGGAGGGTGCGGGGCCGCCCGTAGAAGGCGGGGACGGGAGGCATGATCACCGCCCCCATCCGCGCCGCCCGCCGCATCAGGTCCAGATGGCCCAGATGCAGAGGGGTCTCCCGCACCACCAGGACCAGGGGACGGCCCTCCTTCAGGGTGACGTCGGCCGCCCGGCTCATCAGGTCCGCTGTGTAGCCGCTGACGATGGCCCCCAGCGTCTTGATGGAGCAGGGGATGATCACCATCCCCATGGTCCGAAAGGAGCCGGAGGCGATGGCGGCCCCGATGTCATGGAAAGGATAAACCACATCCGCCAGCTCCAGGACCTGGCGGACCGTGTAGTCGGTCTCCTCCACAATCGTCCGGCGGGCGGCGGGGCTGAGGACGAGGTGGGTCTCGATCTCCGGGTTGGAGCGGAGCACTTCCAGCAGGCGGATCCCGTAGATCACCCCACTGGCCCCGCTGATCCCCACGATCAGTCGTTGCGCCATCCAGTTTCATCTCCTTCTCGGCTATGGATGTTCCATCGCCTGAGCTCGCCTCAATCGGCCAGCGCTTGCGGCAGGATCCGCAGGGCGTGTCGCAGGCGGGTGCCGTGCCAGAAGAGCAGACTCCCCTCGATCCAGCGCACCCGGCCCGCGCGCCCGGCGGGCGTGTCCGCGAACAGCGCCCGCACCCATCCGGTGTCCTCGGGCCGGAACGGGTAGGGCTCGTCGGGGAGGAGGATCAGCTCGGGCTCTGCTGCCCGGATTTCTTCCGTGGAGAGGCGCGGGTAGCGATGGTCCCGGTCGGCCGGGCGGGCGGGCAGGGCGGGATTGAGGTCCGCTGACAGCGGGTAGCGTCGCCGTCGGCGGGCGAAGACGTTCTCGCCCCCGCACAGGACGAGCAGGTCGTGGGCGTAGGTCTCCGCGTTGAAAGTCATCCACGGATCCCTCCAGATGGGGCAGAAGACCCGGGGACGCCGGGCCGGCCCGGCGCGGCACCGCTCGGCGTAGAGCGCTTCGATCTCCTCCAGGACCGGCGGCGCGCGAAGCTCGAAGATCCCGGCCAGCCAGCGGATCAGGGCGATGGCTTCCCTCACCGAGCGGGGGAACGAGACGGCCACCGGGATCCCCCCAGCCGCGAGGGCGAGGGCGTCTGATCGCCGGTTCTCCTCCACGTTGACGAACACCACGTCCGGGCACAGCGCTTGGATGCGGGCGAGGTCCGGGTTTTTCGTCCCCCCCACGGAGGGGATCGATTGGGCCTCAGGCGGGTGGCGGCAGTAATCCGTGCGTCCCACCACCCGATCCCCCAGCCCCAGCTCGAACAGCGTCTCCGTGAGGCTGGGCACCAGGGAGACAATACGCTGGAGCGGACGGTCGGGCCGGAAGGGCCGTCCTTCCAGATCCCAGATTGGGGGGGAGGACGTTTCGAGCATCTCGGTTCCGCTCATCCGGGATGCAGCCAGCGGGCACCGAAGATCACCGTGATCTCGCCGGCGCCCCAGCGCTCGATCTGGTCGTGGGGGCCCAGGGCCAGGGCGGCTCCTTCGGCCAGGCCGATGCCGTAGGCGAAGGGACGCCGATGGAGGGCGGCCTGAAGGGCGCGGGCGGCTTCGGGCGTGTAGTGGCTGACCACAAAGGCGCCGGGGAGCCAGCCCCAGGCGCCGAGGGTTTCCTCCCGGCCGGACCGCAGCACCCATGTCCCCATCGCTTCGGCGCCGGCCCCTATCCCGACCAGCACGGCCCCGGCGTGATAGGCGGTGAGCATCGCCTGGAGGGCTGGCGTGTCGAAGAACGTCTCCAGCAGGCGGCGGATGTCTCCGTCGGCGATCAGGATCAGGCGGGCCTCCAGCAGCATGCGAGTGTGGGCGGTCTGGAAGGCCTCCTCCCGGGAGCGTAGGGTGAGCACCCGGCATGGGGGGCCTCCCCACGCGCGATACCGGTGCTCATAGGCGCGGGCGGTCTCCGGCGTCTCCGCCGCCGCCACCACCACCGCCAGCCCGGGAGCGCTCCGGGCCAGGGCCATCCGATGCACCTCCTCAGCCTCCTCCCCGCCGCACAGCACCAGCCAGCCGGATCCGCTCCGCCACCGCAAAGGCCCTTTCTGTCCCATCCGGTTCCCCTTCGCTCACGATCTCTTAGTATTTTGACACAGCCGGAGGTCATGCGGCCTCTCGTGGAAGGGAGCGCTCCCAGTTGTGTGCTTCCCGCCGATTTGGCATAATCCGGTATAGACAATCCATGCAGGGCTGGAGCGATGGGCCGCGCGGAAGCGGAGCGGGAGGCGCTGAAGCGGTTCCTGTTGCAGGAGCCGCTGGATCGGGACGGGCCGGTTCCCCTTCACGAGCAGATCCGGGAGCGTTTGGTGCGGGCGATCCAGGCGGCGCACATCCCGGTTCATCGCCGGCTGCCTTCGGAGCGCCTGCTGGCGGAGTGGTTCGGGGTCAACCGTCTGACGGTGCGTCAGGCGGTGCAGGAGCTGATCCGCCAGGGGTATCTTTACGCCCGGCCGGGGAAGGGGACCTTCGTCGCGCAGGTTCGGGTGCATCAACCCCTTCAGTGGTTGACCAGCTTCACGGAGGACATGGCCGCGCGGGGGATGAAGGCCTCCAGTCGGGTGCTGGGCCAGCGGGTTCTCCCGGCCCCTCCGGAGGTGGCCCAGCGTCTGGGGATTGAGGTAGGAGCGGAGGTGGTGCAGCTGGAGCGGTTGCGGCCGGCGGATGGGGGGCCCATGGCGCTGGAGACCGCGTATCTTCCCCACGCGCGGTGCCCGGGGTTGCTCTCCTTCGATTTCTCTCGGCTTTCGCTCTATGAGGTGTTGCGGAAGCATTATGGGCTACGTCTGGACCGTGCGGAGCAGGTGATCCGGGTGGTGGTTCTCTCCGCCCGGGAGGCGCGCTGGTTCGGGCTGCCCGCGGGCTCGCCGGCTTTCCTCTTCGAACGGGTCACCTTTCTGGAGAGCGGTGAGGCCATCGAGTTCGTGCGATCCCTCTACCGAGGAGATCGCTATGCGTTCCAGGTCCATCTTTTTACCCCGAAGTGACCCGGGAGGGAGCGGGATGAGCTGGGTTTTGTATCGCGAGGTTGTGATGGATCAGCTCCAGCAGGCCTTTGAGGTGAACCGGGAGTCGATCCCGGCGGCGGCGGAGCGCATCGCCCGGGCGGTGGCGGAGGATCGGATCGTGCACGTCTTCGGCAGCGGCCACTCCCAGCTGGTCGCCCTGGATGTGGTGGGCCGGGCTGGGGGTTTTGCGAACGTCAATCCCCTCTTCGATCCGCTCTTCGGGCGGGCGGAACGGGTGGAGCAGTTCGCCGCGGCTCTCCTGTCCGCGCACCGCTTCCAGCCCGGGGATGTGCTCATTGTGATCTCCCATTCCGGCCGCAACCCGGCCCCGGTGGAGGTGGCCCTCCAGGGTCGCGCCCAGGGCCTTCCGGTGATCGCCGTGACCGCCGTCGCCTTCAGCCGCTCGTTGCCCTCGCGGCATTCCTCCGGCCGGCGCCTCTTCGAGCTCGCGGACGTGGTCCTGGACACCCTGGGGGCTCCGGGGGATGCGGCCGTGGCCCTGGGGCCGGAGCTCTCCGCGGGGCCCACCTCCACTGTGGTGGGGGCGGCGCTGCTCCAGGCGGTGATGGTGGAGGCCGCAGCCCGCCTCCTCGCCATGGGAATCCGCCCGCCCCTCTTCCGATCCGGGAACGTGGAGGGGGCGGACGCGCAGAATCACGCCCTCCGGCTGCGTTACCATGGGCGGGTGTTCCCCCTGATCTGAGGCCCCGCCGGCCTTCGTGGATATAATCCCTCCGGGATCTCCCATCGGGGTTTTGCGCATGCGACGGCATATGTGGCCTGGGGTCCGATCCTGGGCCATGGGTGGGATGGGGTTGTTGCTTCTGCTGGCCTTCGGCCTCCGGCTTTATCGGCTGGGGGAGCCCTCTCTGTGGGGCGATGAGGGGCTGAGCCTCTACCGGGCCCGGGCATCCTGGGAGGAGCTCCTGCGCGGCCGCATTGTGCTGCGGGGCTTACAGCCGATTGAGACCATCGACAATCATCCGCCCCTTTATTTCGCGGTCCTGAAGGCTTGGGTGGGCCTGGCCGGTGACAGCGAGTTCGCCCTCCGCTTTCCCTCCGTGTTCGCGTCGATCCTGCTGATCCCGCTGGCCTGGGCGACCGGGAGGCGTTTGAGGGAGCCCGCGGCGGCGTGGGCGGGGGCGGCCTTGACGGCGGCCTCCCCACTTTACCTCTGGTATGCCCAGGAAGCGCGGATGTATACCCTGCTGGCCCTGGAGAGCGGGCTCCTGCTCTTCCTGTTGCTTCCCTCCAGACATGGCACGTCCCTGGGCCTCCGCCGGCAGATTGCGGCCCTCGTGACGCTGCTCGCGATGATCCTGACCCATTACACCGCGTTCCTCCTGGTCCCGGCCCTCGGGCTCTGGGCCCTGGGCCAGCCCCGGCGGGATCTGCCCCGGCTCCTCGCAGGATTTGGAATCATGGTCGTTCTCATGCTACCATTCACATATTTAGCAGCCCATCAATGGGTGGAAGGCAAATATTTTGTGCCAAGTTTTTCTGATTTTTATGCAATCTTATTTGATGTTTTTAGAGCATCTATTTTAGGTTTTGAAATACCGGATTATGGAACACTAAATGTCCTATTACTATTAATCTGGATCGTAATTATGGTAATTGGATTGATAAATTTGGTGAAAATTTGGAGATTAGGTATCTATATTTTATTTTTGATTGTTTTGCCGATTGCGGAGATATATTTGATGGCCTATATCAGGCCAATTTATCAGACTGTTCGTCATCTTTTCTTCGTAATTCCTTTTGTTTATTTTGTTTGTTCGAAAGGATTTTTCGCAATTTCTAAATTATTAAAGGGTTTTTCTTATGCGATTTATATGTCGATCTTGGGCGGGATGTTTTTGAACAATTGGCATTATTTGGCAAATTCTTATCCCTCCAGACAGAGTCTGCGAGAGGCTTTGGTATGGATAAATCAGAATGCGAGCCCAGAAGATGTGTTGGTTTTGCAGGATCTTGCACTTACTCCTTTAGCAGATTATTATTATCAAGGAACAGCCAAGCTGTTCTTAATTGGACAACAAGGAGAAGGACAGGAGGCGCTAATCCACCGGCTGGAGGGCTGGCCCCGGCCCATCGAGCGGATCTGGCTGGTCACGGGCCTCTCCTCAGAGGATCTCGCCCGGCCGGAGCAGGCCCTCTACCACTGGCTGGGCCGCCGGGGCCGCTATCTGAGCCAGGAGGTCTTCCCCAGCCGCAATGTCTGGATCCGCGTGCTGGTTTACGATTTTTCCTCCCCGGGTTGCGCGCCCTCGCCCCGGACCTCTCCGACAGGCGTGGGGTTCGGAGCGTATTTCCGGCTCCGTGGCTTTGAGGTGGAGCCCTCAAGTCCCTTCCTGCGGGCGCGGTTTTTCTGGGAGAAAGGGAGCGCCTCTTCGTTGAACCTGTGGTTGGGGATCCAGCTGGTCGATGAGGCCGGCACCGTCTGGGTGCGGGAGGTCCAGCCCATCTGGCCGTCGTATCCCCCGGATCGGTGGCCGGAGGGGGAACCGGTTTGCCAGCAGGTCCGCCTGCGGCTGCCGCCCGGTCTTCCTCCCGGCCGCTATCGACTGCGGGTGGAGGCCTTCGACCTCGACCGGCGAATCCCGGCGGATGGGGGCCCGGTCTGGGAGTCGCCCTTCTTCGCCCTGGAGGGCTACACGGAGCGCTTTTCCCTCTCCCCCATTGCTCGCTCCGCGGGAGGCCTGCAGCTGCTTTCGGCCCAGCCGGAGGTGGGCCCGCCTTACTTCCCCGGCCTGGGGATCCCGCTCTGGCTACGCTGGCAGGCGGAGGCCTCCCCACCGGTGGCGCGGATG
This genomic window contains:
- a CDS encoding polyprenol monophosphomannose synthase, producing MRTIVVVPTYNEAENLPQLVRALLDLGLPDLRILVVDDRSPDGTGEVAEALARAHPGRLLVCHRDGPRGLGPAYREGFRLALETDAEAIVQMDADLSHPPAAIPQMLERMPDCHVVVGSRYVPGGRVDPRWGPGRYWLSRWGNFYARAVLGLKVRDATAGFKCWRRDALARMPLDRVRSTGYIFQVEMAYIAQRLGYRVCEIPIFFEDRRVGRSKMDWRIKIEAALRVWELRWRYRDLRPIARENLR
- a CDS encoding UbiX family flavin prenyltransferase, giving the protein MAQRLIVGISGASGVIYGIRLLEVLRSNPEIETHLVLSPAARRTIVEETDYTVRQVLELADVVYPFHDIGAAIASGSFRTMGMVIIPCSIKTLGAIVSGYTADLMSRAADVTLKEGRPLVLVVRETPLHLGHLDLMRRAARMGAVIMPPVPAFYGRPRTLQDLIDQTVGRVLLRLGIENDLYTRWKESS
- a CDS encoding helical backbone metal receptor, producing MLETSSPPIWDLEGRPFRPDRPLQRIVSLVPSLTETLFELGLGDRVVGRTDYCRHPPEAQSIPSVGGTKNPDLARIQALCPDVVFVNVEENRRSDALALAAGGIPVAVSFPRSVREAIALIRWLAGIFELRAPPVLEEIEALYAERCRAGPARRPRVFCPIWRDPWMTFNAETYAHDLLVLCGGENVFARRRRRYPLSADLNPALPARPADRDHRYPRLSTEEIRAAEPELILLPDEPYPFRPEDTGWVRALFADTPAGRAGRVRWIEGSLLFWHGTRLRHALRILPQALAD
- a CDS encoding Type 1 glutamine amidotransferase-like domain-containing protein, with amino-acid sequence MGQKGPLRWRSGSGWLVLCGGEEAEEVHRMALARSAPGLAVVVAAAETPETARAYEHRYRAWGGPPCRVLTLRSREEAFQTAHTRMLLEARLILIADGDIRRLLETFFDTPALQAMLTAYHAGAVLVGIGAGAEAMGTWVLRSGREETLGAWGWLPGAFVVSHYTPEAARALQAALHRRPFAYGIGLAEGAALALGPHDQIERWGAGEITVIFGARWLHPG
- a CDS encoding GntR family transcriptional regulator gives rise to the protein MGRAEAEREALKRFLLQEPLDRDGPVPLHEQIRERLVRAIQAAHIPVHRRLPSERLLAEWFGVNRLTVRQAVQELIRQGYLYARPGKGTFVAQVRVHQPLQWLTSFTEDMAARGMKASSRVLGQRVLPAPPEVAQRLGIEVGAEVVQLERLRPADGGPMALETAYLPHARCPGLLSFDFSRLSLYEVLRKHYGLRLDRAEQVIRVVVLSAREARWFGLPAGSPAFLFERVTFLESGEAIEFVRSLYRGDRYAFQVHLFTPK
- a CDS encoding sugar isomerase domain-containing protein, with product MSWVLYREVVMDQLQQAFEVNRESIPAAAERIARAVAEDRIVHVFGSGHSQLVALDVVGRAGGFANVNPLFDPLFGRAERVEQFAAALLSAHRFQPGDVLIVISHSGRNPAPVEVALQGRAQGLPVIAVTAVAFSRSLPSRHSSGRRLFELADVVLDTLGAPGDAAVALGPELSAGPTSTVVGAALLQAVMVEAAARLLAMGIRPPLFRSGNVEGADAQNHALRLRYHGRVFPLI